In Streptomyces nojiriensis, one genomic interval encodes:
- the sigE gene encoding RNA polymerase sigma factor SigE: MVGTPLDTTRADRGGAAAPVDRRGVLRRLFWSAGEPKSVTYIADRFHTADAATTATFAADAGSQAWTPPSWEEIVSTHSARVYRLAYRLTGNQHDAEDLTQEVFVRVFRSLSTYTPGTFEGWLHRITTNLFLDMVRRKQRIRFDALGDDAAERLPSREPSPQQVLHDTHFDADVQQALDTLAPEFRAAVVLCDIEGLSYEEIAATLGVKLGTVRSRIHRGRSHLRKALKHRSPQARAEQRALAGVAMGAPGAGGEGGAE; encoded by the coding sequence ATGGTAGGGACTCCACTGGACACCACCAGAGCCGACAGGGGAGGTGCGGCTGCGCCTGTGGATCGTAGGGGCGTACTGAGACGCCTCTTCTGGTCGGCGGGTGAGCCGAAATCCGTGACCTACATTGCTGACCGCTTCCACACCGCCGACGCCGCAACCACCGCGACCTTTGCCGCCGATGCGGGCTCCCAGGCGTGGACCCCTCCTTCATGGGAGGAGATCGTCAGCACGCACAGCGCGCGGGTCTACCGCCTTGCCTACCGTCTGACGGGTAACCAGCACGACGCCGAGGACCTGACGCAGGAAGTCTTCGTCCGCGTCTTCCGCTCGCTGTCCACGTACACCCCCGGCACCTTCGAGGGCTGGCTGCACCGCATCACGACCAACCTGTTCCTGGACATGGTGCGCCGCAAGCAGCGGATCCGCTTCGACGCGCTCGGCGACGACGCCGCCGAGCGGCTGCCGAGCCGTGAGCCGTCCCCGCAGCAGGTCCTGCACGACACCCACTTCGACGCGGACGTGCAGCAGGCGCTGGACACCCTCGCCCCCGAGTTCCGCGCGGCCGTGGTGCTGTGCGACATCGAGGGCCTGTCGTACGAGGAGATCGCCGCGACGCTGGGCGTGAAGCTCGGCACCGTGCGCAGCCGTATCCACCGGGGCCGTTCGCACCTGCGCAAGGCACTCAAGCACCGGTCCCCGCAGGCCCGTGCCGAGCAGCGCGCGCTGGCCGGAGTGGCGATGGGCGCACCCGGCGCCGGGGGAGAGGGCGGAGCCGAGTGA